In one Nocardia tengchongensis genomic region, the following are encoded:
- a CDS encoding acetoacetate--CoA ligase, with translation MTGIFTPAAGHEPQWTPSPDVIEDAQITRFARFVTARTGVQLPDYRALWQWSVDDLPGFWRAVWDWFELGEAPGVTLADDSMPGARWFPGATVNYVDQVVRQARADRPAIVALHEESAPRELSWAELLTRTGALARSLRTLGVGPGDRVAGYLPDIAETVIAFLATASIGAIWSVCGQDYSAQAALDRLGQLEPAVLITADGYRYAGRAHDKRDEIVALRAGLPTLRATVAVSRLGYAVPGALAWDNVASMEYAGCGIDTVTVDFDHPLWVLYSSGTTGKPKGIVHGHGGVLLEHLKSLSLQSDIGPEDTFFWYASPSWMMWNYQVAGLLVGATIVCYDGSPAHPAPDRLWQLAARTRATVVGTSPGYLLACEKAGSVPGRDHDLSALRSVGVTGAALPPSSSLWVRDTVGEHVSVSSISGGTDVVSAFFGGVRTVPVWPGELSAPYLGVALDAWDEHGRPARRAVGELVITEPMPSMPLRFWNDPDGVRYREAYFDVYPGVWRHGDWITRTDRGSVIVHGRSDSTLNRNGIRMGSADIYQAVSGLPEIVEALVLGIEQPGGGYWMPLFVVLAEGVELTDEVRHRVNTAIRSELSARHVPDEIIAAPGIPHTRTGKKLEVPLKKLFQGGDPAEVVARGAVDRPELLDWFAALRPA, from the coding sequence ATGACGGGGATCTTCACACCGGCGGCGGGTCACGAGCCGCAGTGGACACCGAGCCCCGACGTCATCGAGGACGCGCAGATCACCCGGTTCGCGCGGTTCGTGACGGCGCGCACCGGCGTGCAGTTGCCCGACTATCGGGCGCTGTGGCAGTGGTCGGTCGACGATCTGCCCGGTTTCTGGCGGGCGGTGTGGGACTGGTTCGAGCTCGGCGAGGCGCCCGGTGTGACGCTGGCCGACGACTCGATGCCGGGCGCCCGCTGGTTCCCGGGCGCCACGGTCAATTACGTCGACCAGGTGGTGCGGCAGGCGCGCGCCGACCGGCCGGCCATCGTGGCGCTGCATGAGGAGTCCGCGCCGCGCGAGCTGTCCTGGGCGGAATTGCTCACGCGCACAGGAGCCCTCGCCCGGTCGTTGCGCACGCTCGGTGTCGGGCCCGGGGATCGGGTGGCCGGGTACCTGCCCGATATCGCCGAGACGGTGATCGCCTTCCTGGCCACCGCGAGCATCGGCGCGATCTGGAGCGTCTGCGGACAGGACTACTCCGCCCAGGCCGCGCTGGATCGGCTCGGGCAACTGGAACCGGCCGTGCTGATCACCGCGGACGGCTACCGGTACGCGGGTAGAGCGCACGACAAACGAGATGAGATCGTCGCGTTGCGAGCCGGACTGCCGACCCTGCGGGCGACCGTGGCCGTCTCCCGGCTCGGGTACGCCGTGCCCGGCGCTCTGGCCTGGGACAACGTCGCCTCGATGGAGTATGCCGGATGCGGAATCGATACGGTGACGGTGGATTTCGACCATCCGCTGTGGGTCCTGTACTCCTCCGGCACCACCGGAAAACCGAAGGGGATCGTGCACGGGCACGGTGGGGTGCTGCTCGAACACCTGAAATCGCTGTCCCTGCAATCGGATATCGGGCCCGAGGACACCTTCTTCTGGTACGCCAGCCCGTCGTGGATGATGTGGAACTACCAGGTCGCCGGATTGCTGGTCGGGGCCACAATCGTCTGCTACGACGGCAGCCCCGCCCACCCCGCGCCGGACCGGTTGTGGCAGTTGGCGGCCCGCACCCGCGCGACCGTGGTGGGCACCAGCCCCGGATATCTGCTCGCCTGCGAGAAGGCCGGTTCGGTGCCCGGTCGTGACCACGACCTGTCGGCCCTGCGGTCGGTGGGCGTCACAGGTGCGGCGCTGCCGCCGTCGTCCTCACTCTGGGTGCGCGACACCGTGGGTGAGCACGTGTCGGTGTCCTCGATCAGCGGCGGCACCGATGTGGTGTCGGCCTTCTTCGGCGGCGTGCGGACGGTGCCGGTCTGGCCCGGGGAGCTGTCGGCGCCCTATCTCGGTGTGGCGCTGGACGCCTGGGACGAACACGGCCGTCCCGCGCGGCGTGCGGTGGGGGAGTTGGTGATCACCGAACCCATGCCGTCGATGCCACTGCGATTCTGGAACGACCCCGACGGCGTCCGATACCGCGAGGCCTACTTCGACGTCTACCCCGGCGTGTGGCGGCACGGAGACTGGATCACCCGCACCGATCGCGGCAGTGTGATCGTGCACGGCCGTTCGGATTCCACTCTGAACCGCAATGGGATTCGCATGGGCAGCGCCGACATCTACCAGGCCGTGAGCGGCCTGCCCGAGATTGTTGAGGCGCTGGTGCTCGGCATCGAGCAGCCGGGAGGCGGCTACTGGATGCCGTTGTTCGTCGTGCTCGCCGAGGGCGTCGAGTTGACCGACGAGGTACGCCATCGCGTGAATACGGCCATCCGCAGCGAACTCTCGGCGCGGCACGTACCCGACGAGATCATCGCCGCCCCGGGGATCCCGCACACCCGGACCGGAAAGAAGCTCGAGGTCCCGCTGAAGAAACTGTTCCAGGGCGGTGATCCCGCCGAGGTCGTCGCGCGCGGGGCCGTCGACCGACCCGAACTGCTGGACTGGTTCGCGGCGCTGCGGCCCGCGTAG
- a CDS encoding 3-hydroxybutyrate dehydrogenase, translated as MNPGDGDLRGRTVLVTGGGSGIGAACARELAGRGAAVRVADIDGVAAETVATEIGGTAWEVDLSEVAALENLELEVDILVNNAGVQTVAPITEFPPERFRTMLALMVEAPFLLTRAALPHMQRQRFGRIVNVSSVHGLRASAFKSAYVTAKHALEGLSKVTALEGGPFGITSNCVDPGYVRTPLVDKQIADQAKAHRIAEQEVVQTIMLTENAIKRLVEPEEVASLVGWLTSGMAGMVTGASYTMDGGWSAR; from the coding sequence GGCGGCGGGAGCGGGATCGGCGCGGCGTGCGCGCGCGAACTGGCCGGTCGCGGCGCCGCGGTGCGGGTCGCCGACATCGACGGCGTGGCCGCCGAGACGGTGGCCACCGAGATCGGCGGTACCGCCTGGGAAGTCGACCTGTCCGAGGTCGCCGCCCTGGAGAACCTGGAACTGGAGGTGGACATCCTGGTCAACAATGCCGGCGTCCAAACCGTCGCTCCCATCACCGAATTCCCGCCCGAGCGCTTCCGGACCATGCTCGCGCTCATGGTGGAGGCGCCGTTCCTGCTCACCCGCGCCGCCCTGCCGCACATGCAGCGGCAGCGGTTCGGGCGGATCGTCAACGTCTCCTCCGTGCACGGTCTGCGCGCCTCGGCCTTCAAGTCCGCGTACGTGACGGCCAAACACGCCCTCGAGGGCCTGTCCAAGGTGACGGCGCTGGAAGGCGGCCCGTTCGGGATCACCAGCAACTGCGTCGATCCGGGATACGTGCGGACTCCCTTGGTGGACAAGCAGATCGCCGATCAGGCCAAGGCCCACAGGATCGCCGAGCAGGAGGTGGTGCAGACCATCATGCTCACCGAGAACGCGATCAAACGGCTCGTCGAACCGGAGGAGGTCGCCTCGCTGGTCGGCTGGCTCACCTCCGGTATGGCGGGCATGGTGACCGGCGCTTCGTACACCATGGACGGTGGATGGAGCGCGCGATGA
- a CDS encoding YihY/virulence factor BrkB family protein, with the protein MLAATRWGRIRQLVTHVAVKAWADSIFAKSAAAAFWQTLSLAPLLLGLLGSLGYVGHWFGPNTVNIVQSKIVAFARKAFSPSVVDTLVQPTVNDVLQRGHGGVVSVGFVLSLWAGSSAMATFVDAITAAHGQATARHPVWQRIFALLLYVGFLVVAVLILPLIALGPTLMGRVLPHGWREPGLRLIDAFYYPGTGLLLIVGLTFLYKTALHRTLPWHRLFGGALVAGVFFMAASEGLRRYLAWVTRTGISYGALATPIAFLLFTFFLGFAIILGAEFNASVEEFWPARATRMDQLRHWWQSRKPAEPASSGPVGE; encoded by the coding sequence GTGCTCGCCGCTACCCGCTGGGGCCGCATCCGGCAGCTCGTCACGCATGTCGCGGTCAAGGCGTGGGCCGACTCGATCTTCGCCAAATCCGCCGCGGCCGCCTTCTGGCAGACGCTGTCGCTGGCCCCGCTGCTGCTGGGTCTGCTCGGCAGCCTGGGCTACGTCGGGCACTGGTTCGGGCCGAACACCGTGAACATCGTGCAGTCCAAGATCGTGGCCTTCGCGCGCAAGGCGTTCAGCCCGAGCGTGGTCGACACGTTGGTCCAGCCGACCGTCAACGATGTGCTGCAGCGCGGGCACGGCGGGGTGGTGTCGGTGGGGTTCGTGTTGTCGCTGTGGGCCGGGTCCTCGGCGATGGCCACCTTCGTCGACGCCATCACCGCGGCGCACGGGCAGGCGACCGCGCGACACCCGGTCTGGCAGCGGATCTTCGCGCTGCTGCTCTATGTCGGCTTCCTCGTCGTCGCGGTGCTGATCCTGCCGTTGATCGCGCTGGGCCCGACGCTGATGGGCCGGGTGCTCCCGCATGGGTGGCGGGAACCGGGGCTGCGGCTGATCGACGCCTTCTACTATCCGGGCACCGGTCTGCTGCTCATCGTCGGGCTGACCTTCCTCTACAAGACGGCCCTGCACCGCACCCTGCCGTGGCATCGGCTGTTCGGCGGCGCGCTGGTGGCGGGCGTCTTCTTCATGGCCGCGAGCGAGGGCCTGCGCCGCTACCTGGCCTGGGTCACCCGCACCGGCATCTCCTACGGCGCGCTGGCCACCCCGATCGCGTTCCTGCTCTTCACCTTCTTCCTAGGTTTCGCGATCATCCTCGGCGCGGAGTTCAACGCCAGCGTCGAGGAGTTCTGGCCCGCCCGCGCCACCCGCATGGACCAGCTGCGCCACTGGTGGCAGTCCCGCAAGCCGGCCGAGCCCGCATCGAGTGGTCCGGTAGGCGAGTGA